From the Manihot esculenta cultivar AM560-2 chromosome 3, M.esculenta_v8, whole genome shotgun sequence genome, one window contains:
- the LOC110612235 gene encoding 9-cis-epoxycarotenoid dioxygenase NCED6, chloroplastic has translation MQASLHHFSISASSLSSDRPSTLKQIHKPYIACRIVINPSKKLFPRKQLPLSPPPLPEPAPPLFRHEPVVISPQKANCSIGLNPIQKFAASALDKIEALLLVPLEKSHVLPRTVDPAVQISGNFAPVQECPVHHGLEVVGQIPDTLRGVYLRNGANPMYAPTGGHHLFDGDGMIHAVTLGSGNRASYGCRYTRTSRLEQEAALARSLFPRPIGELHGHLGLARLMIFMARAGLGLVNTSRGTGVANAGLVYFNGRLLALSEDDLPYHVKIKGDGDLETIERFNFHDQLDSSLIAHPKVDPITGELHALSYNVIKKPYLKYFKFDRHGKKSRDLSITLDQSTMIHDFAVTRNFVVIPDHQVVFKLSEMLRGGSPVIYDRNKISRFGILLKSDENESRIRWIDVPNCFCFHLWNAWEEVSNNGEKIIVVIGSCMNPPDAIFNESDIPIKSELSEIRLNLNTGESTRVTIVSRMNLEAGQVNRKLLGEKTRFVYLAIAEPWPKCSGIARVDLESREVTKFMYGEGRFGGEPFLVAKNEQVDEGYMMGFVRDEIKERSELVIVNASSMEQVASVRLPTRVPYGFHGTFVSEDELRRQALC, from the coding sequence ATGCAAGCCTCTCTTCATCACTTCTCCATAAGCGCTTCGTCCCTAAGCTCAGACCGGCCTTCAACTCTGAAACAAATTCACAAACCATATATCGCTTGCAGAATCGTCATTAACCCTTCCAAGAAACTATTCCCTCGCAAACAGCTGCCGCTTTCACCGCCACCCTTACCTGAACCAGCACCACCGTTGTTTCGACATGAACCTGTGGTCATATCACCACAAAAGGCCAACTGTTCAATTGGTTTAAACCCAATTCAAAAGTTTGCAGCTTCGGCTTTAGACAAAATAGAGGCTTTGCTACTTGTACCGTTGGAGAAAAGCCATGTACTGCCTAGAACCGTTGATCCCGCAGTTCAAATTTCAGGTAATTTCGCGCCGGTTCAGGAGTGTCCGGTTCATCATGGCCTGGAGGTTGTGGGCCAGATCCCGGACACGTTACGTGGCGTTTATTTACGTAACGGCGCTAATCCTATGTATGCGCCTACAGGTGGACATCACTTATTTGATGGTGATGGAATGATCCATGCGGTTACCTTAGGATCTGGTAACCGAGCCAGCTATGGCTGCAGGTACACCCGTACGAGTCGGCTCGAGCAAGAAGCCGCATTGGCTAGGTCTCTTTTTCCCAGGCCAATAGGTGAGTTGCATGGACACTTGGGCTTGGCTCGGCTGATGATCTTTATGGCTCGAGCTGGTCTCGGCTTGGTTAACACATCACGAGGCACTGGCGTGGCAAATGCTGGGCTGGTTTATTTTAACGGTCGATTATTGGCTCTCTCCGAGGACGATCTTCCTTATCATGTAAAGATCAAGGGTGATGGTGATCTGGAAACGATCGAACGGTTTAATTTTCATGATCAACTTGATAGTTCCCTGATTGCACACCCTAAAGTGGACCCAATCACTGGTGAGTTGCATGCACTGAGTTACAACGTAATAAAGAAACCTTACCTAAAATACTTCAAGTTTGACAGGCACGGAAAAAAGTCACGTGACTTGAGCATTACCTTAGATCAATCAACAATGATCCACGACTTCGCAGTTACACGAAATTTTGTAGTAATCCCTGATCATCAAGTAGTGTTCAAGTTATCCGAGATGCTCCGTGGCGGGTCACCCGTAATCTATGATCGAAATAAGATTTCAAGGTTCGGAATTTTGTTGAAAAGCGACGAGAACGAATCAAGAATTCGATGGATTGATGTACCCAATTGCTTTTGCTTCCATTTGTGGAATGCATGGGAAGAAGTTTCCAACAATGGTGAAAAAATTATCGTGGTAATCGGATCATGCATGAACCCGCCAGATGCCATCTTCAATGAATCAGATATCCCGATTAAAAGTGAATTATCAGAAATACGATTGAATTTGAATACAGGAGAATCGACCCGCGTGACAATAGTATCACGGATGAATTTGGAAGCAGGGCAAGTAAACAGGAAACTTCTGGGTGAGAAAACCCGATTTGTTTACTTGGCAATAGCAGAGCCTTGGCCGAAGTGTAGTGGCATTGCTAGGGTTGATCTGGAGAGTCGAGAAGTGACAAAATTTATGTATGgtgaaggaaggttcggcggcgAGCCATTTCTGGTGGCAAAAAATGAGCAAGTTGATGAAGGGTACATGATGGGTTTTGTGAGGGACGAAATAAAAGAAAGGTCTGAGTTGGTGATAGTAAATGCATCAAGCATGGAGCAAGTAGCTTCTGTGAGGTTGCCCACTAGAGTGCCTTATGGGTTTCATGGCACTTTTGTTAGTGAAGATGAATTAAGAAGACAAGCTTTGTGTTAA